In the genome of Desulfonatronum thiosulfatophilum, the window ATGTTCCTGAAGATTCGCTCCATCTCTTCCCGGTGTTGGACAAACGCCTTGGCTTCGGCCTGAAAGATTTCCCGAATTTCCATTTCAGTATACCCATCCTCTATCATTTCAACCCCATGAATTAAAGGCGGGTAGTGCGGCGTTTCCTCGCTCAGGTTGATCCGGCCCGTGCGTTTGTACACATGGGCTGTGCGCAACAGTTCTTTGACCAGAATCTGTTCGGAGATGTTCTTCTCGGAATAGGCCGCGCCGGCACTGCGCCAAGCCTGGCGTACCCCCTCAGGACCGCTGCCCAGCACGACTGACCCCAATGTCCCGAATACAACCACAAGCATGGCAGTGGCGTTGAAGTAGATGGAGGCTTGTCCGGAGAAGAAAAATACGCAACTGAATCCAATAAAGCAGATTGCCGCGGCAATCAGGGTCCTGCTCTTCATGAACTTGCTCCTGGTGAATAGTGCTGTTCAGCGTGCACTTGAAGGTTGATCAGGGTCGATACGAATTTCCAGCCGACGTTGCGAATTCCTTGTCTCGATGAAATCCGGCAACAGAGGGTGGGCCGTGCCGCGGGCCTGGATGATCAACATCTCTGGGTTGATGCCGGCTTGATGAACAAAGTGCTCCGCGACCGCGGCAGCTCGGAGAGCCGCGACCTCCCACGCTCCTTGCTCAGAGGTGCGAGAGCCCTGAGGCGTGGGAGGCGCATCGTCGGCAAATCCTGTGATGACAATGGTTCCCTGGGCTACGGAGATGGCATGTCCGATCTTTGACAGTAAAAGCCCTGGGCGATGCTCAATCTCGTAACTCATGGGATTAAAGAAATTTTCGCCGAAGAGTGAGATGACAATGGAGGCGTCTTCCGTAAAAGCGACATTGAGCATCCGCTCATGGCCAAGCAGCCTCTCCCGAAGTACTTCGTACAGGGGCAACATGTTCAGTTGCGCGTTTGAAGAGGTAACGGACTGGATGGATGCGGTGGAGCGGTGACTGAGCACCAGGCGCTCCTTTTCCCGGAGGGAAAAGACGAACAGAACAAGAAACAGGATGAACATGACCATCATCAGGTCAGACCAGGGAACGGACCAGGTAGCGTGACGCTGCTCGCCCTGCTCCAGCGCGAATTCCGGCAGATTCATCGGCATCCGATGTTCGGATGATCTGATATGGTCGTTAATTGTATTCTTTTGAGGCATAACAGGCTCTTTGGTTGTGAGCCTTTATTTGCAAGTTAGGTGCCTGTTCAAGAAGCAAAGCTTGCCTATCTTGCGTTGCCTGTTCTCTCGTTAAAAATCTTTAAATTTTAGGATTTTGGGCAGAAAACATAATGTGTTTATAAATGAGATTGAGCACGCCATGTGTGCCCGCTGGATCATCACGTCGAGATTTTGGCTACAATTGCCGGTGTGACATGCTCCTTCCCCCATAAAATGCGGGAACAAAATCCTTTGTTGAATTGGCTTGCGTAAGGCAATGAAAACGTTCATTGAGAACGTTTTTTTGAGTCCTATTGCTGCTTGAGCCTGATAGTTTGAAATGAAATCGCGTTGCAACGAGTCGAGCGTACGGCAATCTATGCCGGCAAAGGACTTTGCGAGGCCGCGAAATCAAGGTAAGCTGGACAGCAGTGAGTAGCTACAGAGACATACAGAGCTGAGGCTCGATGCGAGCTCAGCCTCGTCAATTGAAACAGAAACGCGATGATCACCCGCCGGAGGATTTATGATGAATGCAGTAGGAAGGACGAGTTGCCTGTGGATACTTTTCGGAATGCTGTTCCTGGTGGGCGGCCATGGAATGGCAACCGCACAGGAGTCAGCGGAACAATCACCTGAATCAGTACCCCAGACGCAGGATCAGCCTGTTCCGCAGCCCAGACATGCGCCCCCCGCCGATGAGGAGTCCGCAGATATTCCAGATACGGGCATCCCCGTGCTTGTCGAACATGTCGGAAACGATCCTGTGGGCATGCGTCTGGCGCTTCACCTTAAGGAAACCTTCCAGAAATCTTCCCTATTCCGCTTGGCCGGGGGAGAGGAAAAACATCTTAATCTGCGGCTGATCACCCGCCCGCAATTTCCGGAACGGCCTTTCCTCGGATCCGCGTATGCAGTGGTTTGGCGCTATGTGGAGTCCGGAGACGTGCTGGCATACTACCTGAGTGATCGATTAGGGTTTGTCGATGCGGATGTTGTTGCCCAGGAGGCGGAAGTCCTGGTCGCTGAGACGGACAAGGTCGCATCGCGATTTAGGTATCTGTTGGAATAGAAAAACGAACGATTCGGACGAGATTTCGAAGTTGGTCTTCATGTGGCTTGGGATAGGTGCGGAGGGCTCCGCGAAATCTGACGGCTTGATCCGGTCGCTTGTTCCGGATGGGATGAGAGGTGTGATGCTGCTTCAAGACAGACTGAAGCATTCGCGAATAATGTTGGATGAAATCTTCAGCCAATACGGCCCCGACCGGACTGCCGTGGCCTGGACCGGCGGCAAGGACTCCACCGTGGCACTCTGGCTGTGGCGCGGGCTCCTGCAGGAGCATGGCAAATTCCCACCACGTGCCGTCAATCTGGATACGGGATTGAAGTTTCCGGAAATCCTGGAGTTGCGTGACCGGATGACTCAGGAGTGGGACGTCACCTTGCACGTCCAGCGGCCGGATATCGACCTGAACGTTTATCCCGTAGCCGCGGACAAATTGACCTGTTGTCGGGATCTGAAAATCCTGCCGCTGCAGAAGGCCATTGATGAGTGCGGCATCACGGCCTTGATCACTGGCCTGCGCCGAGACGAACATCCGAACCGCACCGATCGGGACTATATCGAACAGCGCCGCAATCCGGACCACGTCCAGGTCAATCCGATCCTGGACTGGACGGAAATGGACGTTTGGGCCTGCATCATGGAGCACGGGCTGCCCTACTGCAGCCTGTACAACGTGGGCTATCGATCCCTGGGCTGCATGCCCTGCACCCTGGCTCCGGATCAAGTGCAAGGCGACGCGGAACGGGCTGGGCGGGACCCGGAAAAGGAACGTCAGATGGAAAGCCTGCGAAGCCTTGGGTATTTCTAGGATAATCCGATATGCGCATCTTGAGTGTCGGCGGATCGGATTTTGTACCGGCCTGGAGGAACATGGGGCATGATGTTCTCACTCTGGGCAAGGGGAGCGGCCTGGATGTTGCGCTGGAGCAACCCATTGGTCTGCGTGAACTCTGGGAAATCCTGTCTTCCCAAAATTTTCGTCCGGATTTGACGGTCTGGGTGGATCGCTGCCGCCCCCTGGAGGTCTTCGGGCTGGAGCGGATGCCGGGAGCGGTGATCGGCTTTTCCATCGACCAGTACTGCAATCCATGGCATGTGCCCTACAGCTGGGCGTTTGACCTCTTTCTGGTGGCGCAGAAGGATTACCTGCCGCTCTTCGCGGACCATAGAGCCTGGCGGGAATGCCGCTGGTTTCCGCTCTATTGCCGACCGGATGTTGATCGGGACGAGGGGCTCGAGCGGGATATCCCGGTGAGTTTCGTGGGCACCCTTGATCCACCGTTGAACAGGTCCCGGCGGCCTTTTCTGCAGCAGTTTCGAAGCCGATGTCCGACCATTGTACAGCACGGCGCCTATACGGAAATTTTTAATCGCAGCATGATCGTGCTCAATCAGAGCGCTGTGGGCGAGCTGAATTTTCGTCTCTTTCAGGCCGCGGCCTGCGGCGCGGCCGTGCTTACGGAAGATGTGCCCAACGGTTTGCGGGATGCCTTTACACCCGACGAGGAAATCCTGGTCTATCCCCGAGGCAATGCCGGCGAAGCAGTGCGAATCGCATTCGATGCCTTAAGTGAGCCGGAACGACTGAGAAAGATCGCGCTACAGGGCAAACGCAGAGTTTTGCGAGAGCATAGCGCGACGGTCAGAGCCAAAGAAATCATCCGCCTGGCCGAGAAATTGCTCACCTCACGAGTGGAATTAAAACGCAAGACAGGATCAGTTCTGGTTCGTGAACACATGATTAAAACCTACACATTCCTGGCATCTGACGCAGACTTGCCTTTGCCCCTGGATCATCGCCAACTTTACATCGAAGCCGCCCGAGAGACTTTTCTGGGCCAAGTATAAGATTTGACCGACAAATCCTCGCACCTCCCACTCTCCTCACATTATGAACACCTCCTCGAACTTCCCTGGTCGCGCAAATTCTTTCCAGAAACGTCTGGCGCGAAGGCTCCCGCGTTACATGTGCCGCTCCTGAATTCGCAAGAATTTTGCGACTCCCTGCGGAGTAGAGTGGTTCATCAAACGTTGGAATGGGCGAATGCACCTTGTCCAATTGGTCATACCTCACTGAACATTGATGGATGGCGCGGATGTGTTTACCTGAGGACAAACTGTGGGTAGAAAAACTGCTGCCGCATAAGAGGGCAGAAGTGGCCCCTGTCGATCGCCAATCCGAGGGAATTACCAGAACAATGACGAACACATCCGACGCAACTCCCATTCCCCGTCGCCATCCCACAAGAACCGTCACCTTGGGAGGCGTGCCTCTGGGCAGCGCGCATCCCATCCGCGTGCAGAGCATGACCAACACGGACACCCGGGACGCGGAGGCCACCATCCGGCAGATCTCCGAGCTGGTCGAGGCCGGATGCGAGTTCGTGCGGCTGGCCGTGCCGGACGAAAATGCCGCGCAAGTTCTGCCGGCGATCCAGTCCGCCGCTCCGGTGCCGCTCATCGCGGACATTCATTTCGACCACCGCCTGGCCCTGAAGGCTTTGGAAGCCGGGCTGCAGGGGCTGCGCATCAATCCCGGCAACATCGGTTCCAAGACCTATGTGGATCGGGTGGTGGACGCGGCCTCCGCCAATGGGGCATGCATCCGGATCGGCGTGAACGGCGGCTCCCTGGAAAAGGAACTTCTGCAAAAATACGGCGGAGCCACGCCGGAAGCCATGGTCGAGAGCGCTCTCGGCCATGCGGTGCTGCTGGAAAAGCGCGGCTTCGGCAATTTCAAGATCTCCTTAAAATCCTCCTCGGTCCCCCGAACTATTGCCGCCTATCGCCTGCTGGCCGCTCGGCTGGACTGTCCGCTGCACGTGGGCATCACCGAGGCCGGAACCCTGCTCCGGGGCGCGGTCAAGTCCGGGGTGGGACTGGGGATCCTGCTCTGGGAAGGTCTGGGCGACACGCTACGGGTGTCGCTGACCGCGGATCCGGTCCTGGAAGTCCGGGCAGCCTGGGAAATTCTCCGCTCCCTGGGTCTGCGCCAACGCGGTCCGGAAATCATTTCCTGCCCCACCTGCGGACGGACCGAAATCGATCTGCAGGATCTGGCCGAGGAAGTGGAACGCCGTTTGGCCGGGGTGACCGACGTGTTCACCGTGGCCGTAATGGGCTGCGTGGTCAACGGGCCGGGCGAAGCCCGGGAGGCGGACATCGGACTGGCCGGAGGCCGGGACTGCGGTCTGATATTTAGCCGCGGCGAAATCCTGCGCAAAGTCCGCGGCCGGGATGAACTGCTCCCGGAATTCATGCGCGAGCTGGAAGCGTTTTTGGTGGAGCGAAGAGCAGGTGGTGATCAGTAACCAATTAATCGACTTCCGGTTCAGAGAACATGTTTAGGGCTGCACTCTACGATAATTATTTCAACAAAAAGGATTTTACATGCGCTGGAGCAAATACTACCTGCCGACCCTGAAGGAGCATCCGGCTGAGGCCGAGGTGGTCAGCCACCGTTTGCTGATGCGAGCGGGGATGATCCGCAAGCTGACCTCCGGGATTTATACCTACCTGCCCCTGGGGCTGCGCTGTCTGGACAAGATCGCCAGGATCGTGCGCGAGGAGATGAACCGGGCCGGGGCTCTGGAAGTGTTCATGCCCATGGTTCAGCCGGCGGACCTGTGGAAGGAATCCGGACGCTGGGTGGTCTACGGGAAGGAGTTGCTGCGCATCCAGGATCGTCATGGCCGGGATTACTGCCTGGGGCCGACCCACGAGGAAGTGATCACCGACCTGATCCGGGGCGAGATCCGTTCCTATCGGCAGTTGCCCGTGAACCTGTACCAGATCCAGACCAAGTACCGGGACGAAATCCGGCCCCGGTTCGGACTGATGCGCGGCCGGGAATTCATCATGAAGGACGCCTACTCCTTCGACCGGGACGACGAGGGCGCGGACGCGAGTTACCGGGCCATGTACGATGCCTACATGCGCACGTTCACCCGTTTCGGAATGGTCTTCCGGGCCGTGGAAGCGGATTCGGGGGCCATCGGCGGCAGCTTTTCCCACGAGTTCATGGTCCTGGCGAGCACCGGCGAGGACACCATTGCCGTATGCACGGCCTGCGACTTTGCAGCGAATCTGGAGAAAGCGGAAGCGGTTCTGCGAGGAGTTGGCGACGAAACGCAAGCTCCCCCCATGGAGCAGGTGGCCACGCCGGACAAACATACTGTGGAGGATGTGGCCGAGTTTCTGGGAGTGGAACCCGCACGCATCCTGAAGACCCTGCTTTATGAGGTCGACGGACGGCCCGTGGCGGCAGTCATCCGCGGAGATCGCGAGTTGAATGAAATCAAGCTGAAGAATGTGCTCGACGCCAATGAGCTGAACCTTGCCACGCCGGAGCAGGTTCAGGCCTGGACCAAGGCGCCGGTGGGATTTGCCGGTCCCGTGGACCTGCATGTGGACGCCATCTGGGCGGACCGGGAGGTGGGGATGAGTCGGGACTGGATTTCGGGCGCCAACCTGCCGGACACCCATCTGCGTCATGTCGATCCGGCCCGCGACGCCGTGATTGCCGGATACGTGGATCTGCGCCAGGTCACGGCCGAGGACCCCTGCCCGCGATGCGGCGCGGCCCTGCAGCTGCCCAAGGGCATCGAGGTCGGTCATGTCTTCAAGTTGGGCACCAAGTACAGCGAGGCCATGGGCGCACGGTACCTGGACGAAAACGGCAAGGAACAACTGATCATCATGGGCTGCTACGGCATCGGCGTAAGTCGAATCATGGCCGCCTGCCTGGAGCAGAACAACGATGAAAACGGGGCTCTGTTCCCGCCGCCCATCGCTCCGTTCCAGATCGAGCTGATCCTGCTGAACAGCAAAAATCAGGAACTGCTGGCACAGGCAACAGCCTTGCACGACCGTCTGGAAGCCATGGGCTTCGAGGTGCTGTTGGACGACAGAGACGAACGACCTGGCGTGAAATTCAAGGACGCGGACCTGATTGGCCTGCCCGGCCAGCTCATCCTGGGCGAGAAAGGCCTGGCCCGAGGCGTGCTGGAAGCCAAAAACCGCAAGACCGGAGAGCGTACCGAGCTGGCGCTGGAGGATCTGGAAACTCACGTTCGACAATGGTGGCAGGGTATTCTCAAAGATTGGGGATTAGACGAAGGAAAGGCTTCTTAGCAATTCAAAGTACATGGCCTACATCTTCTCTGTTCGTGAACTGACCCAGGCCGTAAAGGCGACCCTGGAGGGGGAGTTTCCTCTTATCTGGGTCCGGGGGCAGGTGTCCAATCTGTCCAGACCGGGTTCGGGGCATATCTATTTTACGCTCAAGGACGGCGATGCCTGCCTGGGCGCGGTCTGGTTCAAGTCTCAGCAGTGGCAGATCGGATCGGGAGGATGCCCAAGAATCGCGGACGGACAGGAAGTGGTCTGCGTAGGGCGATTGACGGTTTATCCGCCGCGGGGAACTTATCAGCTTGTTGTTGAAATGGTGCAGGACCAAGGTCTCGGGGCGCTGTTCATGGCTTTCGAGGCGCTGAAGAAGCGGCTTGCCGCTCAGGGCTATTTCGATACCGACCGCAAGCGTCCTCTGCCGTCATACCCGCGAAGGGTCGCCGTGGTCACCGCGCCGAACAGCGCGGCCTTGCGGGACTTCCTGTGCCTGTCGGATGAACGCGGCTTCGGTGCGTCCATCCGCATCCATCCCGTGCTGGTGCAGGGAGAGGAAGCGCCGGGGCAGATTGTCCGGGCAGTACAGGAAGCCAATCTGCATGAATGGGCCGAGGTGATCGTGCTCATTCGCGGCGGCGGCTCCCTGGAGGATCTGTGGGCCTTCAACAGCGAGGATCTGGCCAAGTCGATATTTGTCTCGAACATTCCGGTGCTCACCGGTATCGGCCATGAGGTGGACACTTCCATCGCCGATCTCGTGGCGGACGTGCGGGCGGCCACCCCCAGCCACGCGGCCCAGCTCCTCTGGCCGGAACGCCGCGAATTGATCCAGGCCGTGGACGAGCTGGAATGCCGGCTGCAAAAGGCGGGACGTGAACTGCTCCGACGCAAGGAAGTTCTGCTTACCGGCCAGGAAAAAGCTCTGGCCTGGCTTTCACCCCGGGTGCGGGTACTCAGAGCCATGGAGCGGCTGGAAACCCTGGAGCGGGATATGTGCCGCAGCGCCCAGCGGATGATGGAGAACCGACGCCTCACTTTGGAGCAGAGCCGCGCCGCCCTGACCAGGACCCTGGGCGTCCGGTACTGGAGTGCCCGACAGGCCCACCTGGAGCAGCAAATCCGGATGCTCTGCTCGGCGGCATCGGAACCAGTCCGTACTCGCGAACATGGCCTCGGAAAGCTTGAAATTTCCCTGAACAGCCTGGATCCGGTTCGTCCTCTGCGGAAAGGCTTCTGCCTGGTCGAGTCCGTGCAGACCGGCCGGTATGTTCGCGACAGCCGGGAAGTGGCCCAAGGCGACACTCTGCGGATCATGCCGCGCTCAGGCACGATCACGGCTGAAGTCATCGCCAGGGATGAGGAGTGAGCGCCGGTTGTTCCATTGAGAGGGGGCCGGGCGTTGATATTCTTGAAACATTAAGTATCGCCGTGCCTGTCGGTGGGAATGGCCCTTCTCCGGCAAAAGGTGCATCAATACGCAAAAAGGAAAAATGAAATGACACGGTTCTTTTATTTATTTGTGAAATGTTGCGTTGTGGCATGTCTGCTCAGCATGACGACGCTTTCGGCCTGGGCCGGAATTCGGATTGAGAGTCCGGACCATGTGGATGTGGGAATGCCTTTTTTTCTGCGTGTCTTCGGACCGGAGAACTTTCGTGAGATAACGTTTCGCTGGCAGGACAAGGATCTGACCGTTCTGGCCGTTGCCGGTGAGCATGGGAGAGAGGCGGTTGTTTTGCTGGGAGTCTGCCTGGAATCCCCCTTGGGCGTGCAACGGATTGACGGTACCGTGCAGAAGGGCGACCAGCGCTTGCCGTTCACTCATGAGGTCCACGTGCAGCCTCGCACGTTTCCGGAACAGTGGCTGCAGGTGGCGAGAGAAATGGTTTCGCCGGATCAAAGCCTCCATCCCCGGATCGAGGAGGAGCGTCGTAAGGTTCGGGCCGCGCTGGAGCGCGTCACCCCGGACAGGTTATGGGAGACGCCTTTTGTGCGGCCCGTATCGGGCAATATTTCCAGCGAGTTCGGTCTGCGCAGATTTTTCAACGACCAGCCCCGTGCTCCGCACCGGGGAGTAGATCTGCGCGGTGCGGAAGGAACCTTGGTCCGGGCTTTCAGCAATGGCAAGGTCGTGCTGACGGGGGATCATTTTTTTGCCGGACGTTCCGTCTACATCGACCACGGGCTGGGCGTGGTCACCCAGTACATCCACTTATCCGAGGTAACGGTCCAGGAAGGCCAGAAGATCATTGCGGGCGAGCCCATCGGCAAGGTCGGCGCCACCGGCCGGGTCACCGGACCGCACCTGCACTTCGGCTTGAGCATACTGGGCTTCTGGGTCGATCCCCTGGCGCTTCTGGATTAGCTTGCGGTCGTTTTTGCGAATGGACATCCGGCATTGCTGACGGCCCAGACGGATGCCGGGCAGGAGAAGTCCTGCCAGCCGAGAGAGCCGGATTCCACATCCACGATCCAGTCCGAGATGAAGCTCAGGGTGTACGGCTGGTTCCAAAGGGACTCTATGCCCGTTGGGTCAGCCCATATAAAAAGTCAGCCCATGTCCCGCACGTCCCACGTCCCGCCATGTAAGCGCTTCGGACTGGAAGAAAGCAGCCGGACCAGCCCGGCCGCGGATTCTTCGGGAGTTATCAGCTGTCCCTGCTCCTTGAAGGCCTTAAATACCTGCTGGAGTTGCCTGGCCGCGCCACCTTCGGATTCACGGGCCTGGGACTGCATCCTGGTCTCGACAACACCGGGCCGGTAGACCGTTGAAGTGATCTGCGGAGCCTCGGCGGCCAGTTGCCTGGCCAGGTGCTCCTCAGCGGCCTTGGCGGCGCAGTAAGCCGCTATGCCGGGCTGGGTCTTCACGGCAGCCCCGGAACCGAAAAACACGGCCAACCCCTCGCCCTGCCGCAGAAGCAGAGGCATGCAGGCCCGGATCAACTGATACGCAGCGACCACATTGGCCTGAAAGACGGCCTGAAATTCCTCCTCTGCCAACTCCCAAACATGCGGGCCCGGATGCAACAGTCCGGCGGCATGAATGAATCCCCAAAGTCCACCGATATCGCCGGCTTTCGCGACCATGGCATCAACGATTTCCGAACGGGAAGCATCGCCTGCGATCTCCTCGACAACCGCTCCGGAACCGACGCACATTTCCCGCGTCTCTCGCAGACGGTCCTCGCTCCGGGCATTGATCACCAGGTTGACTCCCACCCCGGCCAGAGCCACGGCCAAAGCACGTCCGATGCCCATGGACGCGCCGGTAAGGAGCAGAGTCTTGCCGTGAAGCGCATGCTTTGATGAAGCATTGTTGCGTATAGTCATAGTTAATTCCCCCAGAATTAGAACTCGACATCCTCCCAAAATCCGCCTGCCATATTGGCTTGGCAACAATTCATCTGTGGCTTGCCGACAAGTTTGAACAAGCAAGCAATCTGCACACCAGGATGTTGGTTGTAAAGCAATTTGTATTCATTCAAAAATCTTGCGGCAGGCTGTAAAACGGTCGCTTGACTTGAAAGATCGATTAATAAAACTCTTCGCTCACATCCGAATCCGCCTTCACATTCCTCGAAACGTAACATGTTTCGGCATGCATTTGGCATTAACGTCCCCATGCAAGATAAAGCTTGGCCCCGCATCCTGCCCTTTGCTCTGTTCATGGCTATTATCGGTCTTGAAGAAAGTCTCATTTTTCTGGACAACAGAGGATGGCTGGATCTTCAAGGATTTGCATTTGACCTGCTCTACCCGCTCAGGCCGCTGGCAGCGTTGACCGCCCTGCTTCTCTTGTACAGGGCATATACCGAATTGCAGTGGATTGATCTGACAAAATGGGGCCAGACCTTGCTGAGCGTGTGCCTGGGGCTGCTGGTTTTCGTTTTATGGATCAACATGGATTGGACCATCGGCGCTATGACCGAACCGCCGGGCTTTAATCCTCATGTTTTTCCGGAAGGCCCTCAGCGCTGGCTCATGATCGCCATTCGCGTGTCCAGCGCCGTGATCGTGGTTCCGATCATGGAGGAGATCTTCTGGCGCTCCTTTCTTCTCCGCTACATCATCAACAGTTCTTTTTCCAAAGTCCCTCTCGGAACGTTCACATGGCCTTCGCTGCTGATTGGCTCCCTGCTGTTCGGCTTGGCCCACCACTTCATTCTGGCCGGCATCATGGCCGGAATCGCATATGCCTGGCTCCTTTACCGCACCAAAAGCCTCGCTCAATGCATCCTGGCCCATGCCGTGACCAATCTGGCTCTGGCCATCTACGTGCTGCGCACGGAACAGTGGTTTTTTTGGTAATTCCGCAGTTACCGGTCGAACACGGCATCCGCACATTCTCCGGTCGCGTACAAAGCCGCCTCCACCTATTTCATCCATTTTTCCGGTAACTACTCAGCATATTTTTACTACATGGTATGAGCTTGTCTCGTTTTTTCGAGATCTCCTGTTTGACTGAGTCAGGATTCGTTCATCGAACCATTGCCGGAAACATACGTCCATGGTTCGTGGATAAGACCGGCCTAATGTCTTGTTCGAGGAAACATCCATGATGGTCTATTCTTCGTCTGATCTTTCCGGACAATCCCCCATCCTCGGTAGAAAAACAATTGGCCATAGCTGAATACTTGTTAATTCATGAGGTTAAGATGGCTTATTTTCTGTCACACCTACGGCACGCTTCTTGATAGTTGTACGAGATAAACAATTTCGTCTTCATTACAATAAACAACACAGCCAACAACGGAGGGTACTACCTTGTTGAAAATAAAAAGCATTTTTCTATTTGTCCTCTTGATTGGCGCATCCGCCTGTGGCGCCGGAACCAAGGAAGACTTGTATGCGGAAGGCTTGCGGCAGATGGAGCAGAGCAATCCACAAGGCGCCATTGTGGTTTTTCGAAATGCACTCGAGAAGGATCAAAATTTTATAGATGCGCGATATCAATTGGCGAGAGCGTATATGGAGATGCAGCGTTACGATCTCGCGGAGCAGGAATTGCGCAAGGTTCAGCTCCAGAATCCCAACTATCCTGGCATCGGTTTGGATATGGCCCGCATTTTTTTGCATACAAATCGATTGGATCAGGCTGGGGATGAGACCGACAGGTACATGGAGGCCCAGCCGCTGTCAGCGGAAGCCCTGATCATTCTTGGGGAGATTCAGGGGCGACTGGGAGAGATTGAAGATGCCCAACGCAGTTTTGAACAAGCTCTGCAACTGGAGCCCGGAATGCCGGCGGCACATCTTGGGTTGGGCAAGTCGTTTCTTCTTCAGGACGATCTGGTGCGAGCCGAAAATGAATTAAACAGGGTGCTTAAATCTGATCCGGATAACCTGGAAGCTCTGGCTGCAACCGCCGAACTGCAGCGCAGGCAAGACCGGACGGAAGAGCTGATGATCACATACGAAAGGATCATCCAGCTCAACCCTCAAGACGCTGAAGCTCTATATGAAAAAGGAATGCTTCATCTCGGAAAAGGCGAGACTTCGGAAGTCCGTTCAATAGCTGACCGACTGGAAAGACGCTTTCCGCAACGCTCTGAAGGCTATCTCCTGAACGGCCTGCAGCATTTCCAGGAAGGAAAGTTCAGGGAAGCCATCGTGTCCCTGCAACAGTCCAACGGCATCAGGCCATCTCTAAGTGGACATTATTTTCTCGGGCTAAGCCTGCACCAGGAAGCGGAATTGGAAAGTGCGCTAAGCCAGTTTCGAATCATTCTGGATCAAGCGCCAAATTTTACTCAAGCGCGTCTTATGACCGCCCTTGTTTTATTGCAACAAGAACGCCTTGATCTGGCAGTCAGAGAAGCCCAAAGGGTTATTAATCAGGAGCCGGGCAATGCCATGGCCTACAACATGCTGGGAAGCATCCAGATGGCCCAGGGCAATTACGAGCAGGGCATGCAACTGTTGCAGAAGGCAACGGAACTCGATCCCGAAATGGCAAATGCGTTTTTCATGCAGGGAGTTTTTCTCCTGGACAAAGGTCAAATCAACGAGGCGACGGCAAATCTGGACGCGGCCATTCAGGTCGCCCCCGAACAACTCAACATCCGCATGCTGCAGTTTGCCAACCTGATGCAACAAAAAGAACTGGATAAAGCCCATGCGACTCTTGAGCAAGGGCTTACCGGTGAGGCTAGCGACGCTGCGCTGTTGAACAATATGGCCGCTATTCGACTTTCTCAGAACCAAACTGAAGAAGGGCTGGAACTTCTGGAAAAATCCAAAAAGGCAGATCCCACATTCGCTTCAGCCTACTTCAATCTGGCTTCATTTTATCAGAGCCGCGGCGAGTTGGATAAGGCATTGGCGGAATACCAAGCTCTGCTTTCCCACCATCCCGAAAATTTGCGTGCCCTGCTTTCCGCGGCGAACCTGTCCATACAACTCGGACAGGAAGAGCAGGCCCTGGAGTATTTTGCAAGAGCCCAGAGAACCGGAG includes:
- a CDS encoding glycosyltransferase; the encoded protein is MRILSVGGSDFVPAWRNMGHDVLTLGKGSGLDVALEQPIGLRELWEILSSQNFRPDLTVWVDRCRPLEVFGLERMPGAVIGFSIDQYCNPWHVPYSWAFDLFLVAQKDYLPLFADHRAWRECRWFPLYCRPDVDRDEGLERDIPVSFVGTLDPPLNRSRRPFLQQFRSRCPTIVQHGAYTEIFNRSMIVLNQSAVGELNFRLFQAAACGAAVLTEDVPNGLRDAFTPDEEILVYPRGNAGEAVRIAFDALSEPERLRKIALQGKRRVLREHSATVRAKEIIRLAEKLLTSRVELKRKTGSVLVREHMIKTYTFLASDADLPLPLDHRQLYIEAARETFLGQV
- the ispG gene encoding flavodoxin-dependent (E)-4-hydroxy-3-methylbut-2-enyl-diphosphate synthase; translated protein: MTNTSDATPIPRRHPTRTVTLGGVPLGSAHPIRVQSMTNTDTRDAEATIRQISELVEAGCEFVRLAVPDENAAQVLPAIQSAAPVPLIADIHFDHRLALKALEAGLQGLRINPGNIGSKTYVDRVVDAASANGACIRIGVNGGSLEKELLQKYGGATPEAMVESALGHAVLLEKRGFGNFKISLKSSSVPRTIAAYRLLAARLDCPLHVGITEAGTLLRGAVKSGVGLGILLWEGLGDTLRVSLTADPVLEVRAAWEILRSLGLRQRGPEIISCPTCGRTEIDLQDLAEEVERRLAGVTDVFTVAVMGCVVNGPGEAREADIGLAGGRDCGLIFSRGEILRKVRGRDELLPEFMRELEAFLVERRAGGDQ
- a CDS encoding OmpA family protein, whose protein sequence is MPMNLPEFALEQGEQRHATWSVPWSDLMMVMFILFLVLFVFSLREKERLVLSHRSTASIQSVTSSNAQLNMLPLYEVLRERLLGHERMLNVAFTEDASIVISLFGENFFNPMSYEIEHRPGLLLSKIGHAISVAQGTIVITGFADDAPPTPQGSRTSEQGAWEVAALRAAAVAEHFVHQAGINPEMLIIQARGTAHPLLPDFIETRNSQRRLEIRIDPDQPSSAR
- a CDS encoding motility protein A; translated protein: MKSRTLIAAAICFIGFSCVFFFSGQASIYFNATAMLVVVFGTLGSVVLGSGPEGVRQAWRSAGAAYSEKNISEQILVKELLRTAHVYKRTGRINLSEETPHYPPLIHGVEMIEDGYTEMEIREIFQAEAKAFVQHREEMERIFRNMATYAPSFGVAGSVIGLVGMLVGLGDTSLILRSIPVTLVSTLYGIVLANFLFLPLAEKIRESTRGELALRRLVLGGMVGMIRSTDFLKLQTMLNAITTKREAQVDGLQILREIKAGLPHKRSKANSAATHLDLANAIKRTCRVER
- a CDS encoding phosphoadenosine phosphosulfate reductase family protein, whose product is MLLQDRLKHSRIMLDEIFSQYGPDRTAVAWTGGKDSTVALWLWRGLLQEHGKFPPRAVNLDTGLKFPEILELRDRMTQEWDVTLHVQRPDIDLNVYPVAADKLTCCRDLKILPLQKAIDECGITALITGLRRDEHPNRTDRDYIEQRRNPDHVQVNPILDWTEMDVWACIMEHGLPYCSLYNVGYRSLGCMPCTLAPDQVQGDAERAGRDPEKERQMESLRSLGYF